TACTTCCTCCACGTGAGCCTCAAATTTCACACGGAGTCATTGCTCGTCGTTGAGTTACCTGGCGGAGATCTGCCGTCCCTTCGACTTATGCCGTATGACATACGGCTAAACAAGAGTCAGCTGGAGCTGTTCGGCGTCGCACTTGACACGGTCATCGACAGATTCAACGCCAAGTTCAACACTAACGTTTCAAGTGCCGACGTCACCGAGTTGGACAGCAAGCTCCACCGCGAATTCTCTTCGGAATCGGCGTTCGAGACGTTTCGTATCGAGCGAATCGGGGAATTGATTCCATCCTACACAAGTGAACAATGGGTCAAGGACCTGACAAGCTTCGGCTGGTCCGACGTGGCCAACGTTGTGGAACTGCTCGTTCGTGATCACGTTCAAGTCGCTGCTATCTTCAAGATCCTTCTGGAGAAGATAAATGAACCAGTGGTGTTTGCCTACCTGCTAGCTTACACCGTAGCCTGCGCTTACTCCGGATTTCACACCAGATGGGAGTTACTGCTGCCTTCCTCGGCATCATCCTCCTGTCTGCACAACAGCTTAGAAAAGTTCCCCAACACGTGGCAGCTGACTTACACCCGAATATTTGCGAGTCCCGAAAAAACAACTTTAGTGAATGCGACCTTCCAATTCGTCCTCAAAGCCGTCATCGCCGATGTGTTAGAGAGCAATCTGAGTGCTCTCGAAAAAACACAAGCCGTAAACGTACTATCGGACGTGACCATGGTGCCACCGCCGAGGGATGTAATCATTCCCGGCGCTTCCAACGCGCCACTTCCGACGTCCGAAAATTTTGGACTCTCCTACTACTCCGGCCTGGAGCACGAGTTCTTGCTGACCAAGGGGCTGGCTCTACTCGGAATGCCCCATGGAATAGATCGGCACCACCCCGCGACAATGTTTGATTCCCGCGTTATGCCGTCTCCCGTATTCTACCCTTACATGGATTTTGACAATCCCACTACTAGCGCGGCGCTCAGCAACATGCCGGTGATGGGCATGTCGTTCGCGCAGCTTTTATGGGCGGCCGTGGTGAAATCGCTCCGCGGAAGCTCGAACGCACTCAGGGAACTTCACGAATGTGCCTCTTTCCACAACGACGACAGTGGAGCCGACGCTAACGGTAATACAAGTGTTAGTAGTGGCACTGATGCGTCGGCCACCGTTGGGCAACGCCCTTTCGATATCGTACCTTTGCTGACCTTGAGGTCGGTACTGCGGACGATGGGTGTCTCCAAGGCAGGTTGGCACAAGCATCGCCTCTCCTGGAGTGACTGGAACCTGTCGCACGCGCAGTTCTTTTACGACCGCTACGTTTTCTTCACGTGTTTCTTTGGCGAGAAACGGGAGCCCCGACTTATCATGGAAGACGTGAACGCAGTTCTTGCTCACGTCCGGGATTTCGCCAAGGCATTTGCGTGCTCCGGCAGCTCGGCGATGATGAAAAAACGGCCTTGTTTTATGCCGTATGATTCGTACAGTTTTAAATAAATGAGGCTGATTGGGCTCGTACTGCTTTTGTCATCGAAGACACGCTGGCCCGCTTTATAAATGTTGACGAATGGTGACTAATACTTATACTAAATGAGCAAAGAGCACCAAAAGCTGCTCGCGGGGAGTTTTTGCGCCCATCTACAGATAGCGATAACTTAAAGCGCAGCTCAAAGGTCAGATATGGCTCTGGCACAACATGACAAACCGACGTATGCACAATAGAATCGTCTCATGGTTTGATTGTTTAAAGTGGTTGAGAGATCAATGATTAAAAATTTACTGAATCTGCGTGTTCGTACGTGTAGTGTGAACTGGTTTATATGCTATGTTCCCTGATAACTGAGACCTATGTTTGAAGCAAAATAGCATCTAAGTTATCAATATGAGGCGGGGAATTCGCAaagcaatgactagtgggaccatctctgagagcgaagcgcgagcgtgtgcacgagctgtagacgctagATTGCTCGAGCATTGCCGCGtatacagctcgtgcacacgctcacGCTTCGCAATCAGAGATGGTGCCACTAGTcgttgccttgcgaattccccactacaaagAGAAGATGGTGGTCGTAATGGTGACATTTCTTTGTCGTAGACAACGTatgggagtcttttttttttcaagcaaagcGCCTTTTAATGCCATCCCTATATTTGCAAGTAAATGTACCCACTCGAAGGAGGCCGCTTTAGAATTGCAGAAAAGGGTGGCGCGTTGAATTTGCAAACGGCCAATCTTATACTGCCGGTGGAGCTGATGGCACGGCGGCTGGCACCGCCTTGACCAGCCGACGTGACAATTCCGCGATCAGCTGGCTGAAAATGAGAGAGTCCACGTTCTGCCCAACCAGACTCAGGAAGAAGACGTCCCCAGCCGAAAGCGCTGAGACGACGGCCGCGATGCACTTGCTGTCCGGGTATCGCCAGGAGAGCAGGCGGCGTCGGAGGGGCGCGCTGAGAAGCAGCAGGAAGCGGTAGACCACCGTCAGAGAGCCGGCGCCCAGCAGCAACCCGTACCAGAACCAAAGGAAAGCAAACAGCTTCTCGTTGACAATATTGAGCGGCAGAACGCAGATGGCTTCTCGATTCTCAATCGTACCCGACTGGCCGTACTTAAGAAAGGTGCACATGGTAATCCGCGGGAAGGCAACGACGGCGGGACTCACGAACTCACGTCCTTCCCCGCGGTGCCAGCGGACCAGGTTCCAGCCATAGGTAATAAATTCTCCACCAAGTACGTAGTCGGTCAGAAACGTCTGGGCCACGACGTTCACGAGGCTGAGCAGCTCGCAGAGGAAGTACTTGACCAAGTAGCAGCGGTTCCGATTCATGTTGACGACCAGGAAGTCGACCATCTGCGATCTCAGCTCAGCCCTGTCCTGCGTCACCGCGGAACGAATGTCGAGTGCTGCCACAATGGCGGGAACCTTGCCGCCTTCCCAGGCCTTCCAAAGCCAGCTCGGCGCGTAGAAGCACAGTGCCTGCGCGAACATGAGGAAGCAGGTCCACTGGTAGTAGGTGTGGTACTTGCGCTCGCCTCGGCCATGGCCCACACCCGGGTACACAATGGTGCCGTTGTACGAGGCATTGAACAGTTCGCGCAGGCTGAAGGTGGACTCAACCCAGCAGAAGGAGTCCACGACACCCTTGGGCAGCGTCGGGCAGTGGCAGTCGATCGGGGTGCCTACATACTCTTTGGCGGTGAGCAGGATGCTGAAGGACATTAGAAGCGCCACCGTGGCTCCAGTGTGCAGCCGGAACACATTTCCGTCGATGTGCACCTTGCGCAGCCTGAAGAGCTTGCTCAAGCTTCCCAAAAGATGGAACATGGTGCCGGCTGCTCTCGTGGGTATGCGACGACGGAGTAACAGTGAGCTGTGACGCCCAGCGAACGATTTGAAGGCACGATTTTCGTTGAGTGGACGGGAGGATTGCGCGTTTTTCCAAATTCATGTGCCACGTATCCCCGCTCGAGCCAGTGGCCGTGGTCACGCGGTGCGTGGCAGTTGCTCGCTCCTCGTACAGTGGTACTAACCCACTACAGGATATTTTAGTCAGAAAAGAGACAGTTATGTGACCATGCTAGTGCTCAGAAGTGCGCGCCTGTGTCTCGTGAGGCGTCACTCTAACCGCTATTAATCAACAGATTAGTTGAGCGTCCGCAACAGCTTTGTAGACTCGGCACATCATAGGAAATGGCTGGCGGGCTGCGTCCGCAGCTACTGGGGACGCCCAACTAAATTTGTCTAATATTGCGCGGAAGAAGCATACAATCCCACCAGATGGCATAATACGTACGTGTATTTTGTAACCAGTGTGTTGTGTGAAGATGCCCACCCACTCTCTCCCATAAATGGACATTATCGTTATCGTCATCATCCACCGCATCAATAATGTGTGCAGCTGCATCGTtacgatcccggctgcggcggctgcattttagatggaggggaaaatgttgtagacccgtgtgctcaaacttgggtgcaagttaaggaaccccaaatggtcgaaatttctggagccctttcctacggtgtctctcataatcatacggtagttttgggacattagacCCCCTCGCCCCCCTTCCCCTGCTAGTCAATGCATCGTTACGCGTATTGACTTGCAGACGTGTAGTGGGTGCATCGTTGCTTGGCAAAATGTTGACCTGCCGTGGTGATTGGTCTCTTGGTTATGGTGCTTGCCTgctaatccgaaggtcgcgggatcgaatcctggctatgGCGTCCGCATTTAAATGGAAGCAAAAGGCCCGTGTATAGTGGTTCTGAAGGTTCGCGGGCagacaagaaagaaaagctgaACACGCACGTTTTTGAGcgctttttaagaaaaaaaaaagaacaaaaaatgtcGATCCACGTGCCTATATTGAAGGGTGGATGCACTGAATAAGCCCCGTTATTTACCACCGGCATATAAATGTAATATAGGGGCTAGATATATGAGTGATATATTGCGAGAAGTATTTTTTGTACCGTCCATGATGGCTGAATCAGCATTTCAGCCCATGGAATAGTAAAATATGAACACGGGAAATTGACAACAATGCACCATCTTATGTTGATCAAGGTACTTGATTGTGCGCAACATTACAGTTCGTGTTGTCTGCAAGCTGCTCAGGTTAGAGTTAAATGCACTAAATGTACTTTCCTTTGGCACTTTGTCCTTTGAATACAGTGATGGGAAGAATGTCGAAGCTCCGCAGGAGTTAGTTAAAGCTTCAAACAGATAGAATTAATCTTTACTCCCGAGTTCCTTGTTTTTCAAAGCGCTTTGTTTGCCGGTTCATAATATTTGCTTCAATTATGATCCTTACTTTTTATATATCAGTTTTTATTTGTAAAGCTTTTTCTTTACTTTGATCATCTTAACAGACATGATTGACATATTTAGGACCTTTTTCAAACTACCTACTTCTTGGCCAATATCTTAGTGTGGGTGTGTGTCACGAATACAAGACACGAATTTAAGACTCCACCCTACAAGTCAGAAATATAAGCTGCAGCATAACGTCAAGCACAACACTACTCGAGAGAGATACTGAAAAAGaatataaaaattgaaaaagaataCAGGTTGTAGTAAGCGATGACAATACAGGGTGTCAACTGAAATAGCGAGTTATTCTTAGAAACAAGTCGAATTACAAGTTcacagaaataaatatataactgTTTCGTTTCAACAGTATCAGAAAATAATATGAAATTATATCAGAAATCCATCATTAAAGCGCTTACTCATCTACTCTTTATTTACAGTACGCATAGAGTGAAATTGCTGAATGGTACTCGTAGATGTTTAATGTCCAGAAGCGTAGTggagaggactccggaaattcataccacctggggttcttaaacatgCACATTAATCTAAGTGCgggggcctcaagcattttcgcctccatcgaaaatgcggctgccaaGGCCACCTGTTGGTCAGCCGTCAAGCTTCACAACCACCAGAACACCCTGGCCGGTCCTGTGAAGTCGCAAATATTGTTGTACCCAAGCAGGCTTGTCATACTAAAAAGTGGCTCCAATGGCGCAGACGAGGAGAAGGCTTTGTTGAACGTTACGTAcagttttttttcgtttctggGTAAACTGGATCTCCTGTCGCTGTTCTGAATAAACGCTTCTCTAACATGCCTCGATGCTTGGTTAACGTGTCTTGACAAATAATAGCTGGACTTGCGACCACAGGACCTTGTTTTCAATGGGGACGAAGTTGTGCGTTTCAAGGTACTGCATCTCGTTGCTGAGCTTTCGAGCAATCAGTAAAGCGTCTGGTCGTCCTCGACCTCTTCTGATGAAGTCTTCAGCACGGCCGGATCCATCCACTCATtttagaggggaggggggggggggtcacttgaTGTAAAACCATACAAGGGGGTTTTTGTTCTTGTATTTTTGTAATTACTATCACGATATTGTTACGAGGCTTCAGAAGTACTGCGGGGCTTATGAAGCCACCGAGCAGCTAGCTTCTGAATAATGCGTCCGTCGcagctggctctcgagcagagaagaagcacgacATCTCCTTTTACCTTCAGGGCGAGCGTCGCTCTTGccgtcgacccactacgtgtgggagGCAATGTCGCCCCTTCTGAAAAGAAAAAGTaacaaaaggaagaaagaaagacatGGCACCACCCCGATGCTacaacataggcacgtgaaacAAAAAGGAAACAGAAAATTTAAGTAAAGTATGGATATTGAAGAGCGTGACAAAATAGGAAAAAACAATGAACGAACAGGCAAGTTcgcaaaaatgaataaaaagcaCAAAGAGTGGTGAATGGTAAAAAAAAGTTATAAACAACGTGTAATGAATGGTTtcatgagcgcagcatgaagAATGTCAGGCCTCGATCGTGTCCTGCTCCACGCCTGCGGTGAGTCTGGGaccacttcatagttcacgtcattGAAGCGGCGTGAACCGGCttagtaacttttcactaaggccacggcggagAACGAGTGTCCACACCCATACTTGGTCTCCGCAGTTGTagaacacttctctgtggcgggtgttatagcgtcgtgtgtctgcctgctgttgctggccgatgtgcagttgCGTGAGCTGTTGAGCTCacgcgctctgcgaattcttcggtgCCAGCTGCCGACTCGTgatcgtcttgacacggtagcatagagtccagcatacGGTCGGCACTTCGCGGTGGTAGagaagttgaaatggcgtgaatcgcgtggtct
The sequence above is drawn from the Rhipicephalus microplus isolate Deutch F79 chromosome 3, USDA_Rmic, whole genome shotgun sequence genome and encodes:
- the LOC119161021 gene encoding innexin inx2 gives rise to the protein MFHLLGSLSKLFRLRKVHIDGNVFRLHTGATVALLMSFSILLTAKEYVGTPIDCHCPTLPKGVVDSFCWVESTFSLRELFNASYNGTIVYPGVGHGRGERKYHTYYQWTCFLMFAQALCFYAPSWLWKAWEGGKVPAIVAALDIRSAVTQDRAELRSQMVDFLVVNMNRNRCYLVKYFLCELLSLVNVVAQTFLTDYVLGGEFITYGWNLVRWHRGEGREFVSPAVVAFPRITMCTFLKYGQSGTIENREAICVLPLNIVNEKLFAFLWFWYGLLLGAGSLTVVYRFLLLLSAPLRRRLLSWRYPDSKCIAAVVSALSAGDVFFLSLVGQNVDSLIFSQLIAELSRRLVKAVPAAVPSAPPAV